The Panthera uncia isolate 11264 unplaced genomic scaffold, Puncia_PCG_1.0 HiC_scaffold_1074, whole genome shotgun sequence genome includes the window AGGCGACACAGAAAGGAGATGAAAAGTTTTGTGAGCACAGAAACTCAGAGTCAGAAATTATCTTGAAAAGGTTAAGTGTGATATGCAGAAAAATgtacccccctccccaaatgtcCACGTCCTACTCCCCACAACATACGGATATGTTAAAGTCACATGGCAAGGAGGAATTAAGGTTGCAAATGAGCGGACTTTTATAGTTTCCTGGATCATGCAGgtggacccaatgtaatcacCAGGGCCAATAaaggtggaagagagagggagggggatgggattACAGAAGAGTCAGAGACACGTAATATTTCTGGCTTTGAGATGAGAAAAGAAGCCCTAAGCCAAGGAATGTGGACAACacctagaagctggaaaaggcaaagaaacagatcCATCCTAGAGGCTTGTGAAAGGAACACATCCCTGGTAataccttgactttagcccactGAAACCCCTGTCAGACCCGTgacttctagaactgtgagatattaaatctgtgttgttttgtggtttttcatTGTCCTATTACCATTAAGTTGGTGGCAATCTGTTCAGCAGCaataaaagatgaatataatAAGCCCCCTGAAAATGTGCAGAAATTGAGATGGCCCTGGACTATTCGCTTTGATACAGGATAGGGCTTCAgtgaaaattgaaaaggaaagtgTGACCtacaccaacatctgttgttctcATTTCTTAGGGAAAGAACGGTAAGTCAAAACATTTGTGGTTATCATTTTAGATGATTATCTCTTAAAACATTATGTAATCCTGGTGCCTTAGGACCACAAGAGAACCGCTCTTCTTGAAAGCACATGGATTTGGAGTCCTAGGATCTTGGATTTGAATCCCACAGTAGCCTCTTATGGATAAGGCAAATGTGGataaatcatttaacctctttaaCCGAAAGAATCTTCATTTGCATAAGggagataaaaataagaattgtttgaaaaattaaatgagagagATCTACAAAGCACTTAATACAAGTGGCTGGCATACACTAGGAACTCAACAAATCACAACTGTTGATTTTTAAACCATCCTATAAAGGGAGGAGAAAGTCCTGAGAAGTGAGGGGAAATAGTTCACAGTCCCAAAAAAGGCCAACTCTCCATGGACTGGGATCAGTCAGCTACCAACAATGGGCTAATACGCATAAAGTGTAGCAGATGGAGATTTAAGTTAAACAGAGAGAagtaggttttttaaaaacataattattaaaaactGGATACGTTCACACCGTTGGTTGGACCATCTTGTCTGGAGACTTTTACTAAATAGAGTTTACTCCATTTTAGAGGTAGGCATCCAGCTGTGTGAACACATAGGCAAATGATTTGGATGGGTGGGCTCTCCCATCCCTTATCATATCCCCAAGATTACACGACTTAATACTCACGGAAGTAACACCTCTTGTATGTTATTCCAGATTGCTTTTCCTCCCATGATTATTGTCAGCTGTGTCGTCAGTTCAAGGAGACAGCCACCTGGGTCACActggaatattaaaaagaaaatctcatttaaattttagatggGTCTAACGTGAAACTGAGaaggattaattttatttttttctgatatttattctGCTGAGGCAAAAAGAATCTGAAGAACATACGGTGAAGAAACTCTTCACTGGGCAACTGGGAGAAAACACAAAGCAGCTTAAACGGTCAAAAGATTGCAGTTCTATACTCATACctcttcatttctgtattttcccaGCCAATAGACTGGGTCTCCTGGATAACCTACAAATTTGCCCTTAAAGAATGCGATGTAGAAACATGAAGAATAGTAGTTGACAAACTGGAATAAGAACATCTTCATGGTCAGGCTGTTCTCATAATCAGTCTGGGTCCTTGGGAGTTCTGTAGTTAAACAAAGGCAAGATTTTAGAATTGTGAACAGCTTTGAGACCCTAATCGAAGACACTGATACATGAgttaacatgttaaaaaaaatacaattcacaCTGTTTTCATTTAAGCTGTTCTAAATTCCTTAATATAGCTGCTGTGTTAAGTTCACACATTGTTACAAgagtctgccccctcccccaagaatGCAATATCCCACATGGCAAAAATCTTCAAGGGTTCCTTAAAATTTACAAGCCCAATGTTTTCAAATGGGCAAAGGCTGTTCTCTCTCAGGTCTGAGTggacaaaaaattatttttgaacagCCTGCTAAATGATATTCTTGTCTTCCTGAATTGCAATAAGGTAGGACTGttgaaacaacaaacaaaacaagggggAACTTGTTACGAGAATTTGGGGAAGAGGAAGCAGGTCATCCTCCGGGTTGAGAATTTAAATCAGTCTGATCATTTTCAGAAGATGACCACTGAGCAGACCATTCGGAGAATGACCCAGGCATATGCAGCATGTGGGGAGCGCTTAACTCTGGCCAGGAAGCAGCTGCCTGGGAtacaagccagagagagagagaaacatttattACAAAAGCTGGAGCTGATGAGAACAGAGCTATATTAATATGAACAGCATCGGGGGAAGCCACACAACACTGTGATTACTTGTCCTCTCAGCAAAAAAGGAGCATATTTGCCACTGGAACCATGACCCTATTCCACTTATTTGTAATAAAGAGACTATTTACTTTCAACAATAGGGTACGTGATCTAATgtaattgaaaatattattcagcactgaTCTGTTTACACAGAGCTTGGACATTATAATGATTGTCTTTGCTTTGTCCCTTTTACTAATGCAAAGCTGTAGATAATTCATTTCCCACACAGGTTAGATAAAATATGTTTAcacttgaaattttctaaaatttgtaacATATGGAAATTGAAATGCCTAAAAGAGACAGTCTCTATTTCTCACCCGGTTCCAAAAATGTCTTAGAAATGACCTAAACTATAATAGGACCTTACCAAAATTAGTAATCATGATTGCTACTTTTTCATATATGGTGTTCAAAATCATGATGATGATAAAGCTGATGAGGGAAGCAGTGATAGACGTGGCCGTCTGTGGAGTAAGGTACTTCTGGATTGGATCTGTCCCATTAAAGTTCTTGGGAAGTTTTGCAGAAAATACAATGAACACTGAGAGCCTGTAGACAATGATCCCAATAACTGAGGCGATGATCAATAGGATCTGGAAGCACAATAAAGACAGCACTTCACTAATAGCACTATTACTTCACTAATAGtgtttttacacttaaaaattaaccTCATGCTCAAATGGACAAGGTGCACGTGTGAAGTGATGGGATATCCTAAAGTGATATTCTTTAGGATATGCATTCAAGTTTTTGCTCAGTTGTAATCCATGAAGGGGATAGGTTTCCTTCCAGCAGAGAACAGATCACCTGGTTCAAGGGTCAGCAGGTGCTACCTGTTGTCTTGGTCACCTGCAGGAGGTGAGATTCTGAACAGGACGGGGAGCCTGCAGAGGTGCCCTGAGGAAACGTGGAAATGGCCACAGGTATCTGCTGATGAAAGCTTCACACATGTCTCCCCTTGGATCTTAAGATCTGAAACTGGCAGTTATTCCTACCTGCTTTTGCACAAGATTCATTTCACTCATCTGTTGTTTTTGACTGCATAGACCAGTGTCAGTGAGGGGGTCTGAAGCACGGTTTGTACACGGTTGGTAGGATGTCACTTCCTCCCTAGGCACGTTTTCTCCGGCCACTGGGTAATGCACATTAAAGGTTCCGTGTTTAAACTGTTTTCCCTACATCTACTTTCTTGGACTTACTCCAAAGCATGTACTCGATGTGTCTGACTGCTTGTGAAGACTGTTACCAGAGacaaaagctataaaaaatgtgaatttcagggCCAAGTAAAACCTGCCCTGTTGTTTCCAGCAACACAGAGAGGCTGGTTTTCACCTGTGGAGAGCAGTAAAGGGAGTGATTAACAGGCAGGGTCCTGGAACCAGGTTCCTGCATTCGAATCCCAGATATGCCTCTAGTTGTGGGGCCTCgtgcaaatcacttaacctttgGGACTTCAACTTCTTTGCCCACGTAATGAAGGATCCTAATGGGAACTAACTTAcaggactgttgtgaggatttaatgaaTTACTCCAGGTAAAAACACTTAGAACACGAAGCCCAGGCAAACGAAAAGTACTATATTACATGTGAGCTGTGGTTATGGAGGCTGAAGTGTTAACAAgatgtttttcttacttttaaagtttGTACAGAAGGCATTATATTTCCCCCAATAATTTTGCTCATTATCTCCTTTCTTACAGTTAGGGTTTAATGCTTGTGAAAGGAATGACATGTTTATGTGTGTGAGTATATGTGAAAATTCGCCAAGGCTGAAGAAAATGTATTAGAGAAGGTATATCCAGTCTTCCTCTCTGAGAACAACAAATGCGGgccatttaaagtgtatatattttactttatcttttgagagagagagagagagaaagagagagagagagagagggagggagggagagagagaatgccaagcaggttccattctgagcacggagcctgacatggggctccatcccatgaccctgggatcatgacctgagttgaaattaacATTGGCTGCTCAACCAAtggaaccactcaggtgcccctaaatggtacatatttaaaaaatatatatctccatcagggtgcctgggtggctcagtcggttaagcgtctgactcctgactttggcacaggtcatgatgtcacggtttgtgggtttaagccctgcatcggggtctgtgcggacagtgcggagcctgcttgagattctcttcctctctctctctctctctctctcgctctctctcaaaaaaaaaaaaaattaaaaaaaattaaaatatctccataataatttttaaattattatttataatggctgagatttttaattttactattcaactcagcacatatttttaaaatcctcaacagccctgtgaggtaagTAGTATTGTatcttttacaaagaaaaagagacacagagaataaGACTTTGACCCAAATTAAGCAACTAATAAGTGAAAAGAACTGAGTTACTCCAAGACTCTGGAGTCACACTGAACTCTACACGGCACTGCTTCCTACATGGTTTATGAAATGAATTCTCATTCTTTTCAGAGCTTTTATAAACTTGGCATGTTTTCATACTTCTTCAGGGTACTTGACAGGTTCAGTATTTCTTCATAGAAGGAAGTCCTTATGAATCTTCATTCTTAAGTTCCTCACGAATCTTTCCGGCTATAACTTCAATATATGCTTATTAGGGAATATTTGAAATTACTCTATACTGGACACTGGTTGTGTCTGCTGCCCTGAATCTGTTCCCAGATTTACAAGCAGACCCAGATTGTGCTTTGAGAGAATAATCTCTCCTCCATTTTCAGTCCTATGGCTTGGGCTGGATTGACCCCCTCCTCCCCTAGGGTTTACAGGTAGATCCTGATTGGTTTGAGGCAAATAGGTGTCTCATCCTATTGGCCTCAGCCAATGATTCAAGGATTGAgaaatatcttaataaaattcAGTGAGATGTGAGGAGAGATCTGCTAGTGTCCATGGGAAAAAGAAGCTTGCTTGTCAATAAAGGAAGCTGCTAACAGAGACCTATCTTGTTTTGAATGGAATGTGAGATCTGGAATCTTGCAGCCATTTTGAGACTATAAGGTAGTGCCTACACCCACCAAGCCAGGAGACCAGTGAACAGAGAATAATGACAGAACAAAACACAGCCCTTGATGTCATCTGGGCTGCAGTATCTATCCTTAATGGAAGTCATACCTCAGACCCGAGATTTTTAGTTACAGGAACCATTTATTGGTTCATTTTGTTGTCATCATTGTTGTTTATACCAACTGGAGATTGATTTTCTGTCACCTATAATTGAAAGACTCCtaactataggggcacctgggtggctcagctggttaagcaccggactcttgatcttggttggcccaggtcatgatctcagttttgtgagttcgagcctcacattgggctctgtgctgacagtgtggaatctgcttgggattctctctctctgcccctcccacacactcattctatctcaaaataaacattaaaaaatttttttaaataaaggaaaaaacagaaaaatgtatcTACTAACTATATACAGGCATAATTCCTTCAGAACTATGCACtgtttgcatattaaaaaatattttatctattttccttAAACCTATCATAACTAACATTTTCACATGTCGTCAAATATTTTCATGGACATACTTTCTTATGGCCGCACTATATTCTACTGTATGAAGGATTAGAAGTAGAGTATTTTGGCtcagattttatatatacacagtaaaaccttggtctgAGAGCATAGTTTGTTCCAGAAACGTGCCTGTAATtcaaagcacttgcatatcaaagcgaatttcaagaaccattggctcagttgtgatcatgtgatgtctGGCATCACGTTCTACTCATAATGCAAGATATccctcgtttatcaagttaaaattagaaatgtatgttcatcttgtggaacacttgcagaacaagtt containing:
- the LOC125916746 gene encoding anoctamin-6, which codes for MGVWVTLFLEFWKRRQAELEYEWDTVELQQEEQPRPEYEARCTHVVINEITQEEERVPFTTWGKCIRITLCASAVLFWILLIIASVIGIIVYRLSVFIVFSAKLPKNFNGTDPIQKYLTPQTATSITASLISFIIIMILNTIYEKVAIMITNFELPRTQTDYENSLTMKMFLFQFVNYYSSCFYIAFFKGKFVGYPGDPVYWLGKYRNEECDPGGCLLELTTQLTIIMGGKAIWNNIQEVLLP